In Levilactobacillus brevis, a single genomic region encodes these proteins:
- the tpiA gene encoding triose-phosphate isomerase, which yields MRIPLIAGNWKMNKSVAEARSFIEAVQGKLPAADTVETAIAAPALFLQTMLDANHDQVLRIAAETCYYEDEGAYTGETSPKALHEMGIPYTIVGHSERRRYFNETDDVINRKVLAVLRNGMTPIVCCDETMGRRESGEKIHWVVNQVSAALKGVSLEDAAKIVIAYEPSWAIGSGTSASSDQAEEGCYLIRQTLADIYSDEVANGVRVLYGGSVKPDNIAGLMRRDNVDGVLAGGSSLDEQSFIQLANYQNL from the coding sequence TTGCGGATACCCCTGATTGCAGGTAACTGGAAAATGAATAAGTCGGTTGCGGAAGCCCGCAGTTTTATTGAAGCTGTTCAGGGTAAGTTGCCGGCTGCTGACACCGTGGAAACGGCGATTGCGGCCCCAGCACTGTTCTTACAAACGATGCTGGACGCTAATCACGACCAGGTCTTACGAATTGCCGCGGAGACGTGTTACTACGAAGACGAAGGCGCCTATACGGGTGAAACTAGCCCTAAGGCCCTCCACGAGATGGGCATTCCCTACACCATCGTGGGTCACTCCGAACGGCGCCGGTACTTTAACGAAACGGATGATGTCATCAACCGTAAAGTGCTCGCCGTTTTGCGCAACGGAATGACGCCCATCGTGTGTTGCGATGAGACGATGGGACGGCGGGAGTCCGGTGAGAAGATTCATTGGGTGGTTAACCAAGTCTCTGCTGCCCTGAAAGGGGTTAGTTTAGAGGATGCCGCCAAGATTGTGATTGCCTATGAACCCAGTTGGGCGATTGGCAGTGGCACCTCGGCGTCGTCCGACCAAGCGGAAGAGGGCTGTTACCTGATTCGCCAGACGTTGGCCGACATCTATTCGGATGAGGTGGCCAACGGCGTCCGGGTCTTATATGGTGGGAGTGTTAAACCCGACAATATCGCTGGGTTAATGCGACGAGACAACGTTGATGGCGTGTTAGCCGGGGGTTCTAGCCTCGATGAACAGTCATTTATTCAGCTCGCAAACTACCAAAATTTGTAA
- the secG gene encoding preprotein translocase subunit SecG — translation MYNFLMTCILIVSVLIIIAVMMQPAKTNDALSALSGGADDLFAKSKPRGFEAFMQKVTVVLGEIFFGLALALVFLSSH, via the coding sequence GTGTATAATTTTTTAATGACCTGTATTTTAATTGTCAGTGTTTTAATCATTATTGCGGTAATGATGCAACCTGCTAAGACCAACGATGCTTTGTCCGCCTTATCTGGTGGTGCCGATGACTTATTCGCTAAGTCTAAGCCACGAGGGTTTGAAGCCTTCATGCAAAAGGTCACCGTCGTCTTGGGGGAAATCTTCTTTGGATTGGCATTGGCTTTAGTTTTTCTATCTTCACACTAG
- the gap gene encoding type I glyceraldehyde-3-phosphate dehydrogenase, whose protein sequence is MTVKIGINGFGRIGRLAFKRIHELHSSDIEVVAINDLTTPSMLAYLLKYDSTHGRFPGEVSSTDKGIVVDGKEYPVYAEPKAQNIPWVKNDGVDFVLECTGFYTSEEKSQAHIDAGVKRVLISAPAGAVTTVVPGVNLDVLSKDDVIVSAGSCTTNCLAPMAYFLNEEFGIKAGTMTTIHAFTSTQMILDGPRGKKMRNNRTASINTIPHSTGAAKAIGLVIPDLKGKLQGHAQRVGVVDGSLTELVTVLDKKVTADEVNEAIKKHTEGNDAFGYNADEIVSTDIIDDDHGSVYDPTQTEVTTAGDTQLVKTVAWYDNEWGFTCNMVRTLLHFATL, encoded by the coding sequence ATGACTGTAAAGATTGGTATTAATGGTTTCGGACGTATCGGCCGTTTGGCTTTCAAGCGGATTCACGAACTCCACTCAAGTGACATCGAAGTTGTTGCCATCAACGATTTGACGACACCTTCAATGTTAGCTTACTTGTTGAAGTATGACTCAACGCATGGCCGTTTCCCTGGTGAAGTTTCATCAACGGACAAGGGTATCGTGGTTGACGGTAAGGAATACCCTGTATACGCTGAACCAAAGGCTCAAAACATTCCTTGGGTTAAGAACGACGGTGTTGACTTCGTCCTCGAATGTACCGGTTTCTACACTTCCGAAGAAAAGTCTCAAGCACATATCGATGCTGGTGTTAAGCGGGTATTGATCTCCGCTCCAGCCGGTGCCGTTACGACTGTTGTTCCTGGCGTTAACTTGGACGTCTTGAGCAAGGACGATGTGATCGTTTCTGCTGGTTCTTGCACGACCAACTGCTTGGCCCCAATGGCATACTTCTTAAACGAAGAATTTGGCATCAAGGCTGGGACGATGACGACTATCCACGCCTTCACTTCTACTCAAATGATCTTGGATGGCCCTCGTGGCAAGAAGATGCGTAACAACCGTACCGCAAGCATCAACACCATTCCTCACTCAACTGGTGCTGCTAAGGCTATCGGTTTAGTTATCCCTGACTTGAAGGGTAAGTTACAAGGCCATGCACAACGTGTTGGTGTTGTTGACGGTTCCTTGACTGAATTAGTAACTGTTCTGGACAAGAAGGTTACTGCTGACGAAGTCAACGAAGCAATCAAGAAGCACACTGAAGGTAACGATGCCTTTGGTTACAACGCTGATGAAATTGTTTCTACTGATATCATCGATGACGACCATGGTTCTGTTTACGACCCAACGCAAACGGAAGTTACCACTGCCGGTGACACCCAATTAGTTAAGACTGTTGCTTGGTACGACAACGAATGGGGCTTCACTTGCAACATGGTTCGGACCTTATTGCACTTCGCTACGCTCTAA
- the eno gene encoding phosphopyruvate hydratase, producing the protein MSIISDIYAREVLDSRGNPTVEVELYTEAGAMGRGIVPSGASTGEHEAVELRDGDKSRFMGKGVTKAVDNVNNLIAKEIVGYDVTDQRAIDQAMIDLDGTPNKGKLGANAILGVSLAAARAAADELGQPLYNYLGGFNGHVLPTPMMNVINGGKHANNKVDFQEFMIMPVGAKSVKEAIRMGSETFHNLKNLLNEKGYSTAVGDEGGFAPDLKNNEEPFEILVEAIKNAGYVPGKDVAIAFDCASSEFYNADTKKYELKGDGKEYTAEEFVTLLEGIVDKYPVVSIEDPLDENEWEDWQMATKRLGKKVQIVGDDLFVTNTDYLAKGIKMGVGNSILIKLNQIGTLTETVEAVEMAKQAGYTAVISHRSGETEDTTIADLVVALNAGQIKTGSMSRGERIAKYNQLMRIEDQLGKTSEYKGIHSFYNLDEDARLAIVNK; encoded by the coding sequence ATGTCTATTATTTCTGATATTTACGCACGCGAAGTCTTAGATTCTCGTGGTAACCCAACTGTTGAAGTTGAACTCTACACCGAAGCCGGTGCTATGGGCCGGGGGATCGTTCCTTCTGGTGCCTCAACTGGTGAACACGAAGCCGTTGAACTTCGTGATGGCGACAAGAGTCGTTTCATGGGTAAGGGTGTTACTAAGGCCGTTGACAACGTTAACAACCTGATTGCCAAGGAAATCGTTGGCTACGATGTTACCGACCAACGCGCTATCGACCAAGCCATGATCGACTTGGATGGTACGCCAAACAAGGGTAAGTTAGGGGCCAACGCCATCTTAGGTGTTTCCTTAGCTGCTGCCCGTGCTGCTGCTGACGAATTAGGCCAACCTTTGTACAACTACTTAGGCGGGTTCAATGGTCACGTTTTACCTACGCCAATGATGAACGTTATCAACGGTGGGAAGCATGCCAACAACAAGGTTGACTTCCAAGAATTCATGATCATGCCTGTTGGTGCTAAGAGTGTCAAGGAAGCTATCCGGATGGGTTCCGAAACGTTCCACAACTTGAAGAACTTGTTGAACGAAAAGGGTTACTCTACTGCCGTTGGTGACGAAGGTGGTTTTGCACCTGACTTGAAGAACAACGAAGAACCATTCGAAATCTTAGTTGAAGCGATCAAGAACGCCGGTTACGTACCTGGTAAGGACGTTGCGATTGCCTTTGACTGTGCTTCATCAGAATTCTACAATGCTGACACCAAGAAGTACGAACTTAAGGGTGACGGTAAGGAATACACTGCTGAAGAATTCGTTACCTTACTTGAAGGTATCGTTGACAAGTACCCAGTTGTTTCCATCGAAGATCCTTTGGATGAAAACGAATGGGAAGACTGGCAAATGGCTACGAAGCGCTTAGGCAAGAAGGTCCAAATCGTGGGTGACGACTTGTTCGTTACGAACACGGACTACTTGGCTAAGGGGATCAAGATGGGTGTTGGTAACTCTATCTTAATCAAGCTGAACCAAATCGGGACTTTGACTGAAACTGTTGAAGCCGTTGAAATGGCTAAGCAAGCTGGCTACACGGCCGTTATCTCTCACCGTTCTGGTGAAACTGAAGACACGACTATCGCCGACTTAGTTGTTGCCCTGAACGCTGGTCAAATCAAGACTGGTTCTATGAGCCGTGGCGAACGGATCGCTAAGTACAACCAATTAATGCGGATCGAAGACCAATTAGGTAAGACTTCCGAATACAAGGGGATTCACTCCTTCTACAACTTGGACGAAGACGCACGTCTGGCCATCGTTAACAAGTAA
- a CDS encoding phosphoglycerate kinase has translation MAKLTVSDLDLKGKKVLMRVDFNVPIKDGVIGNDNRIVAALPTIKYVSEHGGKAILLSHLGRIKKEEDKPGLSMRPVAERLSNLLNKPVTFVPTTEGKQLEDAIDGLSDGDVLVMENTRYEDVKNGENVKRESGNDPELGKYWASLGDVFVNDAFGTAHRSHASNVGIASNMGQTAAGFLMEKEIKFIGGAVDNPEHPFVAILGGAKVSDKIGVIDNLLAKADKILIGGGMTYTFYAAKGMKIGNSLVEKDKIDLAKEILDKAGDKLVLPTDSVVAEKFDNDAAHKTVDGDIPDGYMALDIGPKSVAEFEDVLKSAKTVVWNGPMGVFEMSNYAEGTLEIGKFLGTLTEAKTIVGGGDSTAAVQQLGVADKLSHISTGGGASLEYLEGKTLPGIAAISDK, from the coding sequence TTGGCTAAATTAACAGTTTCTGATTTAGACTTAAAGGGCAAAAAAGTCCTGATGCGGGTCGACTTCAACGTCCCGATCAAAGACGGTGTGATCGGTAACGATAACCGTATCGTCGCTGCATTACCAACGATCAAATACGTAAGTGAACATGGTGGTAAGGCCATCCTGTTATCTCACTTGGGTCGGATCAAGAAGGAAGAAGACAAGCCAGGTTTGTCCATGCGTCCAGTCGCAGAACGCCTGTCAAACTTGTTAAACAAGCCAGTTACCTTCGTCCCAACGACGGAAGGTAAACAACTCGAAGATGCTATTGATGGTCTGAGCGACGGCGATGTTTTAGTTATGGAAAACACCCGTTACGAAGATGTTAAGAATGGCGAAAACGTCAAGCGCGAATCCGGTAACGACCCTGAATTGGGTAAGTACTGGGCTTCATTGGGTGACGTCTTCGTTAACGATGCATTCGGTACGGCTCACCGTTCCCACGCCTCTAACGTTGGGATTGCGTCCAACATGGGCCAAACCGCTGCCGGTTTCTTGATGGAAAAGGAAATCAAGTTTATCGGTGGTGCCGTGGATAACCCAGAACACCCATTCGTTGCCATCTTGGGTGGTGCCAAGGTTTCCGACAAGATCGGTGTGATCGACAACTTGCTGGCTAAGGCCGACAAGATTCTTATCGGTGGTGGGATGACTTACACGTTCTACGCCGCTAAGGGCATGAAGATTGGGAACTCTTTGGTTGAAAAGGACAAGATTGATTTAGCCAAGGAAATCTTAGACAAGGCTGGCGACAAGCTGGTTCTGCCTACGGATTCCGTTGTTGCTGAAAAGTTCGATAACGATGCCGCCCACAAGACGGTTGACGGTGATATTCCTGATGGCTACATGGCCTTGGATATCGGACCAAAGTCTGTTGCTGAATTCGAAGATGTTTTGAAGTCAGCTAAGACGGTTGTTTGGAACGGCCCAATGGGTGTCTTCGAAATGAGTAATTATGCAGAAGGTACCTTGGAAATCGGTAAGTTCTTAGGGACTTTGACCGAAGCCAAGACCATCGTTGGTGGTGGGGATTCCACTGCTGCCGTTCAACAACTCGGTGTTGCTGACAAGTTGTCCCACATTTCTACTGGTGGTGGCGCTTCTCTGGAATACCTTGAAGGTAAGACGTTACCAGGAATTGCCGCAATTTCTGATAAGTAA
- a CDS encoding LytTR family transcriptional regulator has protein sequence MKIHVAVDQQLTEPEVTIRVPAQTPLVDQLVAAVEDVAAGDRQLTFSWHGESYRVKLADILFFEASDHQVAVHTATARYTTSQRLYELAASLPPQFMRVSKSAILNRTQVCSLEHAVTGNLVKFQNSHKQLYVSRRYYQALKRALEEKG, from the coding sequence TTGAAAATTCACGTTGCGGTCGATCAACAGCTTACTGAGCCGGAAGTAACCATACGGGTGCCGGCGCAGACGCCACTCGTCGATCAGCTGGTGGCGGCTGTCGAAGATGTTGCGGCGGGTGACCGCCAATTGACCTTTAGCTGGCATGGCGAGAGCTACCGCGTTAAGCTTGCCGATATCTTGTTTTTCGAAGCCAGCGATCACCAGGTGGCGGTGCATACGGCGACGGCCCGATACACGACCAGTCAGCGGCTGTATGAGTTGGCGGCTAGCCTCCCGCCACAGTTCATGCGGGTTTCCAAGTCGGCCATCCTCAATCGAACGCAGGTCTGCTCACTGGAACACGCGGTGACGGGCAACCTGGTTAAATTTCAAAATTCACACAAGCAACTCTACGTGTCCCGGCGCTACTATCAGGCCTTGAAGCGGGCATTAGAGGAAAAGGGGTAA
- a CDS encoding ClC family H(+)/Cl(-) exchange transporter — protein MQKKQHIQPDLTRLNAIFFGALVGLFAGIVVSVFRLLIEHMLIFVQGLYGWLGQHPWWLIPWAMLLVIIALVVGHWVKQTPMIKGSGIPQVEGQLAGELDYAWWSVLWKKFVSGVLGIGSGLFLGREGPSIQLGGTVAQGLAYRLGFKGTQRRLVIAGGAAAGLSAAFNAPIASTLFILEEVYHSFSTLVWLTALTSAVVANFVSNGIFGLTPVLHINYHQALPLKYYGLLLILGIGLGVLGYGYQWVTLRVGSWYAKLKWLPSHLDGIIPFLAVIPIGLMWPLALGGGNQMIVTFAKETPLLLPLIGYFILRFCFSTVSYGSGLPGGIFLPILTLGALLGAIGARVFVLLGWLPAMFVANFIIYAMAGYFAGISKAPFTAILLITEMVGTLHHLMPLAVVAIVAYITVDLLGGAPIYEAMLQQLVKPAETNRDGVADRVEYAVGENSGFDSQQVRDLTWPDGSLLVAVRRGEREVIPNGDTIIKSGDTLIIFTYRHNRAYVRQRLTQLDHSPHRLLD, from the coding sequence ATGCAGAAGAAACAACACATTCAACCAGACTTAACGCGACTCAACGCCATTTTCTTTGGGGCCCTCGTGGGGCTATTTGCGGGGATTGTGGTGAGCGTTTTTCGCCTGTTGATTGAGCATATGCTGATTTTTGTTCAAGGTCTCTATGGCTGGTTGGGGCAGCATCCCTGGTGGCTGATTCCCTGGGCCATGCTGCTGGTCATCATTGCATTAGTAGTTGGTCATTGGGTCAAGCAGACGCCGATGATTAAGGGATCAGGGATTCCTCAGGTCGAAGGACAGTTGGCTGGTGAGCTGGACTATGCTTGGTGGTCCGTGCTGTGGAAGAAATTTGTCAGTGGCGTCTTGGGGATTGGTTCCGGGCTCTTTCTCGGGCGGGAAGGACCATCCATTCAGTTGGGCGGGACTGTCGCCCAAGGCCTGGCCTATCGCTTGGGCTTTAAGGGGACACAGCGCCGACTGGTGATTGCCGGGGGTGCGGCCGCGGGGCTTTCTGCGGCGTTTAACGCGCCAATTGCGTCTACCCTATTTATTCTAGAAGAGGTCTATCACAGTTTCTCAACCTTGGTCTGGCTAACGGCCTTGACCAGCGCGGTCGTGGCCAATTTCGTTTCCAACGGGATCTTTGGCTTAACGCCCGTGTTACATATTAATTATCACCAGGCGCTTCCCCTGAAATACTACGGGTTGTTGTTAATCCTGGGTATCGGTCTCGGCGTGCTAGGCTATGGTTATCAGTGGGTGACATTGCGAGTGGGTAGCTGGTATGCCAAGCTCAAATGGTTGCCGAGTCATCTCGATGGGATTATTCCCTTTCTCGCGGTGATTCCCATCGGTCTCATGTGGCCGTTGGCGCTGGGCGGTGGCAACCAAATGATCGTGACGTTTGCTAAGGAAACGCCACTACTATTGCCACTCATTGGCTACTTTATCCTGCGTTTTTGTTTCTCGACAGTGAGCTACGGTTCCGGGCTACCCGGGGGAATCTTCCTGCCCATTCTGACGCTCGGGGCGTTACTTGGCGCAATTGGCGCGCGGGTCTTCGTCCTGCTGGGCTGGTTACCGGCCATGTTCGTCGCTAATTTTATTATTTATGCGATGGCCGGTTACTTTGCTGGGATTTCCAAGGCACCGTTCACGGCGATCTTACTGATTACGGAAATGGTTGGAACACTTCATCACCTGATGCCCTTGGCTGTGGTCGCCATCGTCGCCTACATCACGGTCGATCTGTTGGGTGGTGCCCCAATCTACGAGGCCATGCTCCAACAGCTGGTGAAGCCAGCCGAGACGAACCGGGATGGTGTGGCCGACCGGGTAGAATACGCGGTCGGAGAGAACTCCGGCTTCGATAGTCAACAAGTTCGGGACCTGACGTGGCCCGATGGGTCGTTGTTGGTTGCGGTTCGACGCGGTGAACGCGAGGTTATTCCCAATGGGGATACCATCATTAAATCTGGCGACACCTTAATTATTTTCACCTACCGTCACAACCGGGCCTATGTCCGACAACGGCTGACGCAGCTGGATCATTCGCCCCATCGTTTACTGGATTAA
- a CDS encoding ECF transporter S component, with amino-acid sequence MTRHKTFRLVVDALLMAIVLLQNILPFLGYIPLGPFSMTLIGLTVIVAGTALGPKDGLLIGGFWGLITFVRAFTWPSSPVAPLVFTNPLVSVVPRLLMGLGAGLVYLWGRNRQWSMRRSMRWAAAVAALINTLLVLGLVYFFYQTPAVATAFGAKGNQTLGYVLMLSLVTNAVPELILDVVVAPLIAAPLRKRWDKINHVVR; translated from the coding sequence ATGACGCGACATAAAACTTTTCGCCTCGTCGTGGATGCATTGTTGATGGCGATTGTCTTACTACAAAATATTCTACCTTTTCTGGGGTATATTCCGTTAGGACCGTTCAGTATGACGCTGATTGGGTTGACGGTCATCGTGGCCGGGACGGCGCTGGGGCCCAAGGATGGCCTGCTCATCGGGGGCTTCTGGGGGCTGATTACGTTCGTTCGAGCCTTCACTTGGCCATCGAGTCCGGTAGCGCCTCTGGTCTTCACCAATCCATTGGTGTCGGTCGTGCCACGGCTCTTGATGGGGCTGGGCGCCGGTCTGGTTTATTTGTGGGGACGCAATCGGCAATGGTCGATGCGCCGATCGATGCGCTGGGCCGCGGCCGTGGCGGCGTTGATTAACACGCTGTTGGTGCTAGGCTTGGTCTATTTCTTCTATCAAACACCGGCCGTGGCAACGGCCTTTGGCGCCAAGGGGAATCAAACGTTGGGCTATGTCCTGATGCTTTCCCTGGTGACTAACGCCGTCCCCGAATTGATCCTGGATGTGGTAGTGGCCCCGTTGATTGCGGCGCCACTGCGCAAACGGTGGGATAAGATTAATCATGTGGTCCGGTGA
- the clpP gene encoding ATP-dependent Clp endopeptidase proteolytic subunit ClpP, whose product MNLVPTVIEQSSRGERAYDIYSRLLKDRIIMLSGPIEDDMANAIIAQLLFLDAQDSTKDISLYINSPGGVVSSGLAIYDTMNFIQSDVQTITLGMAASMASVLASSGTKGKRFALPHAQVMIHQPSGGAQGQQTEIEIAAREILKTRELINKILADNSGQPVERLNQDTERDNYLSAQEAVDYGLIDHIMTNSSEQTK is encoded by the coding sequence ATGAATTTAGTACCTACAGTTATTGAACAATCATCCCGTGGCGAACGGGCCTATGATATCTATTCACGACTATTAAAAGACCGGATCATCATGTTATCCGGCCCAATCGAAGATGACATGGCCAACGCCATCATTGCACAATTGCTCTTCTTGGATGCCCAAGACTCCACCAAGGACATTTCACTTTACATCAACTCACCCGGTGGTGTGGTTTCTTCCGGCTTAGCCATCTACGATACCATGAACTTCATCCAATCTGACGTGCAAACGATCACCTTAGGGATGGCAGCTTCCATGGCCAGCGTCCTGGCTTCATCCGGGACCAAGGGCAAGCGGTTTGCTTTGCCTCACGCCCAAGTGATGATTCACCAACCATCCGGTGGTGCCCAAGGACAACAAACCGAAATCGAAATTGCAGCGCGTGAAATCTTGAAGACGCGTGAATTAATCAACAAGATTTTAGCCGACAATTCCGGTCAACCCGTTGAACGTCTGAACCAAGACACTGAACGGGATAACTACTTGAGTGCTCAAGAAGCCGTCGATTACGGGTTAATCGACCACATCATGACCAACAGTAGCGAACAAACTAAGTAA
- the whiA gene encoding DNA-binding protein WhiA yields MSYASEVKKELTTLEVHRDNAKAELVALIRMNGALGLANHHFVLNVQTENPAIARRMYQLLKQFYDLESELLVRRKMKLKKNNLYIVRVKTGVTEVLSDLGIFDGMQLLESVPAEILNSDMSVRSYLRGAFLAGGSVNNPETSRYHLEIYSLYEEHNQMIAEMMNRYNLNARTIVRRSGYITYLKSAEEIADFLSLIGATTSMLKFEDIRIMRDMRNSVNRLVNCENANLDKVANASTRQIDNIQFIDATVGLGQLPIKLREVAETRLAHKEVSLKELGDLVPGGPISKSGINHRLRKINDYAKQLREQASA; encoded by the coding sequence ATGTCATATGCCAGTGAAGTGAAGAAAGAATTAACGACCCTTGAAGTTCATCGGGACAATGCCAAAGCCGAGCTGGTAGCGTTGATTCGGATGAACGGCGCTCTGGGATTAGCGAACCACCACTTCGTTCTGAACGTTCAGACGGAGAACCCAGCGATTGCCCGGCGGATGTACCAATTACTCAAGCAGTTCTATGATTTGGAAAGTGAACTGTTAGTCCGGCGCAAGATGAAGCTGAAGAAGAATAACTTATACATCGTGCGGGTGAAGACCGGCGTGACGGAAGTCCTGTCCGACCTGGGGATTTTTGACGGCATGCAGTTGCTTGAATCTGTCCCGGCGGAGATTTTAAATTCCGACATGTCCGTTCGTTCATACTTACGGGGGGCCTTTCTCGCCGGTGGGTCCGTGAACAATCCGGAAACTAGCCGGTACCACCTCGAGATTTACTCTCTATATGAAGAACACAATCAAATGATTGCGGAGATGATGAACCGTTACAATCTGAACGCGCGGACCATCGTGCGGCGGAGTGGCTACATCACCTACCTCAAGAGTGCCGAGGAGATTGCGGATTTTCTGTCATTGATTGGGGCCACGACGTCCATGCTGAAGTTCGAAGACATTCGGATTATGCGAGACATGCGGAACTCAGTCAATCGGCTGGTCAACTGCGAGAACGCCAACCTGGATAAGGTGGCCAACGCCTCCACGCGGCAGATTGACAACATTCAATTTATCGATGCGACGGTTGGCTTGGGCCAGTTGCCGATTAAGCTACGCGAAGTTGCCGAGACCCGGTTGGCGCACAAAGAAGTTAGCCTGAAAGAACTGGGCGATCTCGTGCCGGGTGGGCCTATTTCCAAGTCGGGGATTAATCACCGGCTACGGAAGATTAACGACTACGCTAAGCAGTTGCGTGAACAGGCTTCTGCTTAA
- a CDS encoding sugar-binding domain-containing protein, translating to MREDWQWVEAIMPQMVTKLTSRFRVLQGIANTQPVGRRTLATHLDCSERTIRTATDALAELGFVQMSVKGMQITPAGQRLLRGLAPVMNDLSGWQEREQRLAAKLHIAHCTIVPGDSTAPTGSLLAMAQAAQQVLTDQLPVGKSTIAVMGGHTLATVASVLTPALSINRQLLFVPARGGVGESPAIQANAVSAQMAQQTNGQFRSLFIPEQLNTATYKPLFAEPAIHEVLQLIAQSNVVIHGIGQAFVMAKRRKISPHVIADLTAAHAVGEAFGYFFDAEGHVVSKFPRIGVEISDLAAKELVVAVAGGAEKGAAIAAYMHLAPASTWLITDEGAADFVLKK from the coding sequence ATGCGTGAAGATTGGCAATGGGTTGAAGCCATCATGCCTCAAATGGTGACGAAATTAACCAGCCGGTTCCGCGTCCTACAAGGCATTGCGAACACGCAACCGGTGGGGCGGCGAACTTTAGCCACCCATCTGGATTGTTCCGAACGCACGATTCGAACGGCCACTGACGCTTTGGCCGAGTTGGGTTTTGTCCAAATGTCGGTCAAGGGGATGCAGATCACGCCAGCTGGGCAACGGCTATTGCGGGGGTTGGCCCCGGTAATGAATGACTTGTCTGGTTGGCAGGAACGTGAACAACGGTTGGCGGCTAAGCTACACATTGCCCACTGTACGATTGTGCCCGGTGACAGTACTGCGCCGACGGGATCGTTGCTGGCAATGGCCCAGGCGGCCCAGCAGGTCTTAACGGATCAACTGCCGGTCGGGAAGAGTACCATTGCCGTGATGGGTGGTCATACGTTGGCAACCGTGGCATCCGTGTTGACGCCGGCCTTGTCGATTAATCGGCAGTTATTATTTGTGCCGGCACGTGGCGGTGTGGGTGAATCGCCCGCCATCCAAGCCAATGCGGTGAGTGCCCAGATGGCCCAACAAACCAACGGCCAATTTCGCTCCTTGTTTATCCCCGAGCAATTAAATACGGCGACCTATAAGCCGCTGTTTGCGGAGCCCGCAATTCATGAGGTGCTCCAGCTGATTGCCCAAAGTAACGTCGTGATTCACGGCATTGGCCAGGCCTTTGTGATGGCCAAACGCCGAAAGATTTCGCCCCACGTGATCGCCGATTTAACGGCGGCACATGCCGTGGGAGAGGCCTTTGGCTATTTCTTTGATGCCGAGGGCCATGTGGTCAGCAAGTTTCCACGAATTGGCGTAGAAATTTCTGATTTAGCCGCTAAAGAATTAGTCGTCGCCGTTGCCGGCGGCGCCGAGAAGGGGGCTGCAATTGCGGCCTACATGCATTTAGCGCCAGCTTCGACTTGGTTAATAACTGACGAAGGAGCTGCTGACTTTGTTTTAAAAAAGTGA